The following are from one region of the Acidobacteriota bacterium genome:
- the pyrF gene encoding orotidine-5'-phosphate decarboxylase: MTDPRERLIVALDVSSAAAARKIVAAVGDSASTYKVGMQLYTAEGPAIVRELVSSGRRVFLDLKYHDIPNTVGGAVREAAQLGVSMMTVHASGGGPMLRAASQAAAAQASNPLILAVTVLTSLDENELNTIGIRGTVVGQVLRLAALALSSGCGGVVASAHEAAALREELGQDFVIVTPGVRPAGSGKDDQARVVTPAEAIAAGATQIVVGRPITEAADPAAEARAVLSQIAS; encoded by the coding sequence ATGACAGACCCGCGTGAGCGTCTGATTGTTGCCCTGGATGTCTCATCGGCTGCGGCCGCCCGGAAGATCGTGGCGGCCGTGGGCGATTCTGCCTCGACTTACAAAGTCGGAATGCAGCTCTACACCGCGGAAGGCCCGGCGATCGTCCGCGAGCTGGTGAGTTCAGGACGACGCGTCTTCCTGGACCTGAAATATCACGACATTCCGAACACCGTCGGCGGCGCTGTCCGGGAAGCAGCGCAGCTGGGGGTCAGCATGATGACAGTCCATGCCTCAGGCGGAGGCCCGATGCTGCGAGCAGCATCCCAGGCTGCTGCCGCCCAGGCGAGCAATCCGCTCATTCTTGCGGTCACGGTGCTCACCAGCCTCGATGAAAACGAATTGAACACGATCGGAATTCGCGGAACGGTCGTCGGCCAGGTCCTGCGGCTTGCAGCGTTGGCTCTGTCGAGCGGATGTGGAGGAGTTGTCGCCTCGGCTCACGAGGCTGCTGCTCTGCGTGAGGAACTGGGCCAGGATTTCGTGATCGTCACGCCCGGCGTGCGCCCTGCCGGCAGCGGGAAGGATGATCAGGCGAGAGTCGTGACCCCCGCGGAGGCAATCGCCGCCGGCGCAACCCAGATCGTCGTCGGACGCCCCATCACGGAGGCCGCCGATCCGGCAGCTGAGGCGAGAGCGGTTCTCAGTCAGATCGCCAGCTAG
- a CDS encoding septal ring lytic transglycosylase RlpA family protein: MRGKRMRRRLAESLAVLLSVASLGAGAASGPNSSEAAKVANKPTVIQPVSRRSKPIKNSPYEVGTASWYGDYFQGKATASGEPFDMQAMTAAHPTLPLGSFVRVTNLRNGRAVVVRINDRGPVVEGRIIDVSYNTARVLGFEGRGIQKVRLDLVKPVAVARLQTVASLQ, from the coding sequence ATGCGAGGTAAACGAATGCGACGACGTTTAGCCGAAAGTCTGGCAGTGCTTTTATCGGTTGCCAGCCTGGGAGCCGGAGCCGCATCCGGGCCAAACAGCTCGGAAGCCGCCAAGGTAGCAAACAAGCCGACGGTGATCCAACCCGTCAGCCGGCGATCCAAACCAATCAAGAACAGTCCATACGAAGTGGGAACCGCCTCCTGGTACGGAGATTATTTCCAGGGGAAAGCAACAGCCAGCGGAGAACCCTTCGACATGCAGGCTATGACAGCTGCTCATCCGACATTGCCACTGGGTTCGTTCGTGCGGGTCACCAACCTGCGCAACGGACGAGCGGTCGTGGTACGCATTAACGACCGTGGTCCGGTTGTAGAGGGCCGCATCATTGACGTGTCGTATAACACCGCCCGGGTCCTCGGCTTCGAGGGACGGGGCATTCAGAAGGTCCGCCTGGACCTGGTGAAGCCCGTTGCCGTGGCGCGGCTGCAAACTGTAGCCAGCCTGCAGTAA
- the thiD gene encoding bifunctional hydroxymethylpyrimidine kinase/phosphomethylpyrimidine kinase: MAGTPPIVLTIAGFDPSSGAGITADIKTIAAHECFGVACITALTVQSTQGVRRIEPVAPNDIAATLDELVSDLEIAAVHIGMLGTVDVVRTVVEFLSRQRLPHVVLDPILKSSSGAELLDAPGLRLLIEKLIPLVEVITPNLAETSVLTGLPVANLDDMRIAAAKLHEMGAVNVALTGGDLEKATDLLSFTTNGRVEQEVFKSERLRSNSTHGTGCAFSTSLACHLAQERGLPEAVLLSKAYVAAAIAQAYPIGKGVGPLNHLFRMNRQRRVSAPVHEAESAHSRN, encoded by the coding sequence ATGGCCGGAACTCCGCCGATTGTTCTCACCATCGCTGGTTTTGATCCCTCGTCCGGAGCCGGGATCACGGCCGACATTAAGACGATTGCGGCGCATGAGTGCTTCGGCGTCGCCTGCATTACAGCCCTGACCGTGCAATCGACGCAGGGGGTCAGGAGGATCGAGCCGGTCGCGCCCAACGATATCGCCGCGACCCTCGACGAACTCGTTTCAGATCTGGAAATTGCGGCGGTTCACATCGGAATGCTGGGGACCGTGGATGTGGTCCGGACGGTGGTGGAGTTTCTAAGCCGCCAGCGGCTGCCGCATGTGGTGCTCGACCCGATTCTCAAGTCCAGTTCTGGCGCCGAATTGCTGGATGCCCCGGGATTGCGGCTGCTCATCGAAAAGCTGATCCCGCTGGTCGAGGTGATTACACCGAACCTGGCCGAAACCAGCGTCCTGACCGGGCTCCCAGTCGCAAATCTGGACGACATGCGAATCGCGGCCGCGAAACTCCACGAGATGGGAGCGGTCAATGTCGCGCTGACCGGTGGCGACCTGGAAAAGGCTACCGACTTGTTGAGCTTTACAACCAACGGGAGAGTTGAGCAGGAAGTCTTCAAGTCGGAGAGATTGCGGTCGAATTCCACTCACGGCACGGGTTGCGCCTTCTCAACTTCCCTTGCATGCCATCTGGCACAGGAGCGGGGATTGCCGGAAGCCGTGCTGTTGTCGAAAGCGTACGTCGCGGCGGCGATTGCGCAAGCATATCCGATTGGCAAAGGCGTAGGTCCACTCAATCATCTGTTCCGGATGAACCGCCAGCGGAGAGTGAGTGCGCCCGTCCACGAGGCGGAATCGGCGCATTCCAGGAACTGA
- a CDS encoding PspC domain-containing protein gives MYCNACGKPIADDARFCAYCGTVLGQMPAPKKMMRPRANRSVAGVCAAVGHYLDLDVTVVRVVWALIVVMSGIFPGVIAYAIAWVVIPEEPLFLPAANVGQPITHG, from the coding sequence ATGTACTGCAACGCCTGTGGCAAGCCGATCGCCGATGACGCCCGTTTCTGTGCCTACTGCGGCACCGTCCTGGGACAAATGCCGGCACCAAAGAAGATGATGCGACCGCGTGCCAATCGATCGGTTGCAGGTGTCTGCGCCGCCGTCGGGCACTATCTCGACCTCGATGTCACGGTCGTCCGGGTTGTGTGGGCCCTGATCGTTGTCATGTCCGGAATTTTTCCGGGAGTGATCGCCTACGCGATCGCGTGGGTTGTGATTCCGGAAGAGCCGCTGTTCCTTCCGGCAGCGAACGTTGGGCAGCCCATCACCCACGGGTAG
- a CDS encoding alpha/beta fold hydrolase, with protein MPRFRSDDAELSYEIVGNGPPVVLLHPFPVHHEFWNPIVPTLRSRYRLIMPNLRGHGDSDIGQRPALMEKHARDLDRLLGEAGESKATFIGVSIGGYILFEFWRRFRNRVNALAICDSRPQADTAEARANRLKAASDVLEKGTGPFIEGMIPKLMGRTTLGNRPDLVDGARRMMTKMSPDDINLVQRGMAERVDSVADLKSISVPTLILIGEEDTLSTPADGELMRQHISGSQLKIIPKAGHYAPWEQPEAVGVVLRQFLDGARGSV; from the coding sequence ATGCCCCGCTTCCGATCCGATGATGCCGAACTCTCCTACGAAATCGTCGGGAACGGCCCGCCCGTTGTTTTGCTCCATCCGTTTCCAGTCCATCACGAATTCTGGAATCCAATTGTGCCGACGCTCAGGTCGCGATACCGGCTGATAATGCCGAACCTCCGCGGACACGGCGATTCCGATATCGGACAACGGCCAGCCTTGATGGAAAAACATGCCCGCGATCTGGATCGATTGTTGGGCGAGGCAGGCGAAAGCAAAGCGACCTTCATCGGCGTCTCCATCGGCGGATACATTCTGTTCGAATTCTGGCGGCGATTTCGAAACCGGGTGAACGCGCTGGCGATCTGCGATAGTCGTCCGCAGGCCGACACGGCCGAGGCTCGCGCGAATCGCCTGAAAGCGGCGTCCGACGTGCTTGAGAAGGGAACTGGCCCGTTCATCGAAGGCATGATCCCGAAATTGATGGGCCGCACGACCCTTGGCAACCGTCCTGATCTGGTCGACGGCGCTCGCCGCATGATGACGAAGATGTCGCCGGACGATATCAACCTGGTACAGCGCGGAATGGCCGAGCGTGTCGATTCGGTGGCGGACCTGAAATCGATCTCTGTGCCAACGCTGATCCTGATTGGAGAAGAAGACACCCTCTCCACTCCTGCAGACGGTGAGTTGATGCGCCAGCATATTTCTGGAAGCCAGTTGAAAATTATTCCGAAGGCGGGACACTATGCGCCTTGGGAGCAACCGGAAGCGGTCGGAGTGGTGCTGAGACAGTTTCTGGATGGAGCCAGAGGCAGTGTCTAG
- the aroA gene encoding 3-phosphoshikimate 1-carboxyvinyltransferase has protein sequence MTDRSSASVRPASGVQGVVRIPGDKSVSHRYAMLSAIADGTSRFHNFSAAQDCFNTLGCMRALGRDWKRADDGAIEVQGLGTRLAAPSERLDCGNSGSTIRMLSGILAGQPFTSEMFGDASLSGRPMKRIMTPLTQMGARIESLEGGRPPLKIHGGALKAIHYKPEVASAQVKTCVLFAGLFADGETIVEEPIRTRDHGELALRAFGVEVARSGTVSRIRGGQKLTAIEAHVPGDLSSVAFFLCAAALYPDSHITLPGILMNPTRARLLDILINMGLRISVAHLEEHHGELIGAIEAQGGTWKGGTITGADTAALIDEIPVLAATAPYSENGLEVRDGKELRVKESDRISAVATNLRKMGAEVEERPDGLRIPGRQKLHGAELDSFHDHRIAMAFAIAALRAEGETVIHGAEAAGVSYPAFFEDLKALTQ, from the coding sequence ATGACTGATCGTTCCAGCGCAAGTGTGCGTCCGGCAAGCGGTGTGCAGGGCGTGGTTCGTATTCCCGGGGACAAATCCGTTTCCCATCGCTATGCGATGCTGTCCGCGATCGCAGACGGCACCAGCCGTTTTCATAATTTTTCTGCCGCACAGGATTGTTTCAACACGCTCGGCTGCATGCGCGCTCTGGGCCGTGATTGGAAGCGAGCGGACGACGGCGCGATCGAAGTCCAAGGCCTCGGGACGCGACTCGCGGCGCCCAGTGAACGGCTCGACTGCGGCAACTCCGGTTCGACGATCCGAATGTTGAGCGGGATTCTCGCTGGACAGCCGTTCACAAGCGAAATGTTTGGAGACGCGTCCTTATCGGGTCGACCCATGAAGCGCATCATGACGCCGCTCACGCAGATGGGCGCCCGCATCGAATCGCTCGAGGGTGGACGGCCTCCGCTGAAAATTCATGGCGGGGCACTGAAGGCAATCCATTACAAGCCCGAAGTCGCAAGCGCGCAGGTGAAAACGTGTGTCCTGTTTGCTGGACTGTTCGCCGATGGAGAAACGATTGTCGAAGAGCCGATTCGAACGCGCGATCATGGCGAGCTGGCGTTGCGCGCATTCGGCGTGGAAGTTGCCCGCAGCGGAACCGTCTCGCGGATTCGCGGCGGACAGAAACTCACCGCCATCGAAGCACACGTCCCGGGAGATCTTTCGAGCGTCGCATTTTTTCTTTGTGCGGCCGCGCTCTATCCTGATTCGCACATCACACTGCCGGGAATCCTGATGAACCCGACGCGCGCCCGACTGCTCGATATCCTGATCAACATGGGATTGAGAATTTCCGTCGCGCATCTCGAAGAACATCACGGCGAACTTATCGGAGCGATCGAAGCGCAAGGCGGAACATGGAAGGGCGGCACGATCACCGGTGCCGACACAGCCGCACTGATCGATGAAATCCCAGTACTGGCAGCCACTGCGCCGTATTCCGAGAATGGACTCGAAGTACGCGACGGCAAAGAATTGCGAGTAAAGGAATCCGACCGCATATCAGCCGTGGCGACGAATCTGCGCAAGATGGGTGCCGAAGTGGAAGAGCGGCCCGACGGGTTGCGTATCCCCGGACGGCAGAAGTTGCACGGTGCGGAACTCGACTCGTTCCACGATCATCGCATCGCGATGGCGTTTGCAATCGCAGCGCTCCGCGCCGAAGGTGAAACGGTGATTCACGGAGCGGAGGCTGCGGGAGTATCGTATCCGGCGTTTTTTGAAGACCTGAAGGCGCTGACGCAGTAG
- a CDS encoding methyltransferase domain-containing protein, giving the protein MTSDKQTPDDRLQQEFNRWADEGEGAKMERHHLDITQKTLRLMDLRPGERVLDLGCGSGWATRLLARMVGEGPQGFGQVIGIDIADEMVRQARAESRDFENIMFAVGSAAQIPWEENFFDKVLSVESFYYYPDQERALAELFRVMAPRGRLFILINLYTDNPYSLQWVPKLKVPVHVRSAEEYVELLKAHAFENVEYRQIPDDTPTPDNYKTTSFHSLDDLKAFKRVGALLLMASKPDVRNPGPAYTIY; this is encoded by the coding sequence ATGACATCCGACAAACAAACCCCCGATGATCGCCTGCAACAGGAATTCAACCGCTGGGCTGACGAAGGAGAAGGCGCGAAGATGGAGCGCCATCATCTCGACATCACACAGAAAACCTTGCGCCTGATGGATCTTCGACCGGGCGAGCGCGTGCTTGATCTCGGTTGTGGCTCCGGATGGGCGACGCGATTGCTGGCCCGCATGGTCGGCGAAGGTCCACAGGGATTTGGACAAGTCATCGGCATCGATATTGCCGACGAGATGGTGCGGCAGGCGCGGGCCGAGTCCAGAGACTTTGAAAACATTATGTTCGCGGTAGGCTCGGCGGCGCAGATTCCGTGGGAAGAAAATTTCTTCGATAAAGTGTTGTCGGTCGAGTCGTTTTATTACTATCCCGACCAGGAACGTGCGCTGGCCGAGCTATTTCGCGTGATGGCTCCGCGGGGACGGCTGTTTATCCTGATTAATCTCTATACGGATAATCCGTACTCACTGCAGTGGGTGCCGAAGCTTAAGGTGCCAGTGCATGTGCGCTCGGCGGAGGAGTATGTGGAATTGCTGAAGGCGCATGCGTTCGAAAATGTCGAGTATCGCCAGATTCCCGATGACACGCCGACGCCGGACAATTACAAAACGACATCGTTCCACTCGCTCGATGACCTGAAGGCGTTTAAGCGTGTCGGGGCGTTACTGCTGATGGCATCGAAGCCTGATGTGCGCAATCCGGGGCCGGCGTACACGATTTACTAG
- a CDS encoding DUF4097 family beta strand repeat protein, with the protein MHRQSRLATWLGATSGALSVLLLFAAVGQASDQGPLTEEFHQVYQLSADGRIELDNINGNVHITSWDRNEVKLDAVKHAWTKEHLAEARIEINASANDLVIHTKYPNHDNNFWNDRHDNPASVEYTLVVPRHARLDEIKLVNGSLDIQDVAGDVHASCVNGRLVAHNLEGRADLNTVNGELDASMSRMPSSQLELSAVNGGMRLTLPSDAHADVEANTVSGGISNDFGLPVSRHMVGNSLRGELGGGGTHVKLSNVNGHIAILHANDNRPLSPAKSLERKNNHDDDDDEI; encoded by the coding sequence ATGCATCGGCAATCGAGACTTGCAACCTGGCTGGGCGCAACATCGGGTGCACTTTCTGTCCTGCTTCTTTTCGCGGCGGTCGGACAAGCATCCGACCAGGGCCCACTCACCGAGGAATTTCACCAGGTCTACCAGTTGTCCGCGGACGGACGCATTGAGCTCGATAACATCAATGGCAACGTGCACATTACGAGCTGGGACCGCAACGAAGTGAAGCTCGACGCCGTCAAGCACGCATGGACCAAGGAACACCTCGCCGAGGCGCGCATTGAAATCAATGCCAGTGCGAACGACCTTGTCATCCACACGAAGTATCCCAATCATGACAATAATTTCTGGAACGACCGACACGACAACCCGGCCAGCGTCGAGTACACGCTGGTAGTTCCGCGCCATGCACGGCTCGATGAAATCAAGCTAGTCAACGGCTCGCTCGACATCCAGGATGTTGCCGGTGATGTGCACGCCTCGTGCGTGAATGGACGCCTCGTGGCTCACAATCTGGAAGGCCGCGCCGATCTCAACACCGTCAACGGCGAACTCGACGCCAGCATGAGCCGCATGCCATCCTCGCAACTGGAACTCTCGGCGGTAAACGGTGGTATGCGCCTGACTCTACCCTCGGACGCGCACGCGGACGTCGAGGCCAACACAGTGTCCGGTGGGATCTCCAACGATTTTGGACTGCCGGTATCGCGCCACATGGTGGGAAACAGCCTTCGCGGCGAACTCGGCGGAGGTGGCACGCACGTGAAACTTTCCAACGTGAATGGCCACATCGCAATCCTGCATGCGAACGACAATCGTCCACTAAGCCCAGCCAAGAGCCTGGAGCGGAAGAATAACCACGACGATGACGATGACGAAATCTAG
- a CDS encoding NADH-quinone oxidoreductase subunit B translates to MSWLQNRFEKNFMITSVDYVFNWARKSALWPMTFGLACCAIEMIASSTSRFDIARFGSEVFRPSPRQSDLMIVSGTVSLKMAPVVKRIYDQMPEPKWVISMGACASVGGPFNTYSVLQGVDRIVPVDVYVLGCPPRPENLFYGLLKLQDKIDTMTLAKKPTEVRLQPDMMDDFKRQVMIAQTMQPK, encoded by the coding sequence ATGAGCTGGCTTCAGAACCGATTCGAAAAGAATTTCATGATCACGTCGGTGGACTACGTCTTCAACTGGGCGCGCAAGTCGGCGCTCTGGCCGATGACGTTTGGCCTGGCGTGCTGTGCCATCGAGATGATTGCCTCATCCACGTCGCGATTTGATATCGCGCGCTTCGGTTCCGAAGTATTTCGTCCCAGCCCTCGGCAGTCAGACTTGATGATCGTGTCGGGAACCGTGTCGCTGAAGATGGCGCCGGTTGTAAAGCGAATCTACGATCAGATGCCGGAACCGAAGTGGGTGATTTCGATGGGCGCGTGCGCGTCGGTCGGCGGCCCGTTTAATACCTATTCGGTATTGCAGGGAGTGGATCGGATCGTGCCGGTGGATGTATACGTTCTGGGTTGTCCGCCGCGTCCGGAGAATCTGTTTTACGGGTTGCTGAAGTTGCAGGACAAGATCGATACCATGACGCTCGCCAAGAAGCCCACCGAAGTCCGCTTGCAGCCCGACATGATGGACGATTTCAAGCGGCAAGTCATGATCGCGCAAACGATGCAGCCGAAATAG
- a CDS encoding Rieske 2Fe-2S domain-containing protein yields MAFTRLASQSELPGVNEVKEFSCGGKMICVSNVNGEIGAMDNTCLHRGGPLGEGVVENGKVICPWHGWAWDPKTGEAQAPGAKIAVYPVKIEDGVVLIEV; encoded by the coding sequence ATGGCCTTCACCAGACTCGCTTCCCAATCCGAACTCCCCGGCGTGAACGAAGTAAAGGAATTTTCCTGCGGCGGCAAGATGATCTGTGTCTCCAATGTAAACGGCGAAATCGGCGCCATGGATAACACCTGCCTGCATCGTGGAGGACCCTTGGGAGAGGGTGTGGTCGAAAACGGAAAAGTGATTTGTCCGTGGCACGGCTGGGCCTGGGATCCGAAAACCGGCGAGGCGCAGGCACCGGGAGCGAAGATTGCGGTGTATCCGGTGAAGATTGAGGATGGAGTTGTGCTGATTGAGGTTTGA